The genomic DNA TTCAACAGGTGAGTACAAAGCATCCAAAGGGATGACTCCTACTTCCGGATCACGCTCGAAGTGCTCGTTAGCCGGAATGTAACCTCGTCCGTTTTCAATCGTCAATTCCATTGACAACGGAACGTCGTCTGTCATCGTCGCAATGATGAGGTCCTTGTTGTATACCTCAACTTGATCGTCCGTGATGATGTCAGCACCGGTCACAACTCCGCGAGTATGCTTTTCAATCCGAATAATTTTCGGACCAGCAGCATGGCTTTTCACGATCAGTGACTTCAAGTTCAGACAGATATCAGTCACGTCTTCCACGACACCCGGAATGGTCGTAAACTCGTGCTGAGCCCCTTGAATTTTCACTCGTGTAACTGAACTTCCTTCCAAAGAAGAAAGCAGAATTCGTCGTAAGCTGTTACCAATTGTCGAGCCAAAACCTCGCTCGAACGGCTCAGCGGTAAATTTACCGTAAGTGGGTGTCGCGGTCGCCCGGTCAATAACCAGTCGATTCGGCAATTCCAGTCCGCGCCATCGAATTCGCATTCAAATCTCTCCCGATCTCGATTTTATCAGTTCTCAAAACCGCTGGTATCATGCAGAGAAACCATAGCGGAATGTAGGAAGTCAGCTCAAAAAAAATGTCAGCCCCAAAAAAGTCAGACTGACGCATCAATCAGACGCGTCGCTTCTTCGGAGGGCGGCAACCATTATGTGGCAATGGGGTAACATCTTCAATCAGACGAACAGCAATGCCCGGCGTCTGCAAACCAGTGATTGCACTTTCACGGCCTGAACCTGGCCCCTTCACACGGACTTCCATTTCTCGGACGCCAAACTTTTTGGCGCGGTCTGCACAGACTTCTGCCGCTCGCTGAGCAGCAAAAGGTGTACTTTTTCGACTGCCCTTGAACCCGACTGTGCCAGCCGCGGCCCAGCAAAGGACTTCACCATTAGTGTCGGTAATCGTCACCAATGTGTTATTGAATGTCGCCTTAATGTGGGCAATCGCCTTAGTCACATTACGACGGATCTTTTTCTTCTTCTGCTTCGCCACGAACTTCTCCCGACAGATTTGACTGAACTTGACACCCGCCCCATTCCGCGGCTGCCAGAATTATCTCCAACCGGCCCTGCCCAATGACAGACAACCAGTGCTTTTCTCTTTAGGCATTCCCAACGCCAGTCCTCAGCAACAGACAATCTGCTGCAAAGCCAGACGATTTTAGTGTCGCATATCCTTAACACCCTTTTTACCGGCAACCGTCTTACGTACACCTTTGCGAGTACGAGCATTGGTACTGGTTCGTTGACCACGCACAGGCAGCCCGCGACGGTGACGGGACCCACGATAGCACTGAATCTCCCGCAAACGGGCAATGTGCTGCTGAGTCTGACGTCGCAATTGACCTTCGATCACATAATCGGTATCGAGCAGATTGTTCAACTGAGCAATATCATCATCGCTCAAGTCTTTTGCCTTAGTCGTGGGCTCCACACCCATACGACGGCAAATTTCAATCGCAGTATGTCGACCAATCCCGTAAAGATAGGTCAACGAGATATAAAACGCTTTGTTGTTCGGAATATCAACACCCTGAACACGTGGCATAACTCACTCACTTCCATTTGGAAACCCGCAGATCATGCGGAGAAATTGTCTCTGATTGTCAAATGTGGCCAAAACCCACCTCAACTCCGGCCCGCTTTAACCCTGGCGCTGCTTGTGCTTCGGA from Rubinisphaera italica includes the following:
- the rpsM gene encoding 30S ribosomal protein S13: MPRVQGVDIPNNKAFYISLTYLYGIGRHTAIEICRRMGVEPTTKAKDLSDDDIAQLNNLLDTDYVIEGQLRRQTQQHIARLREIQCYRGSRHRRGLPVRGQRTSTNARTRKGVRKTVAGKKGVKDMRH
- a CDS encoding DNA-directed RNA polymerase subunit alpha translates to MRIRWRGLELPNRLVIDRATATPTYGKFTAEPFERGFGSTIGNSLRRILLSSLEGSSVTRVKIQGAQHEFTTIPGVVEDVTDICLNLKSLIVKSHAAGPKIIRIEKHTRGVVTGADIITDDQVEVYNKDLIIATMTDDVPLSMELTIENGRGYIPANEHFERDPEVGVIPLDALYSPVERVRFSVEETRVGQRTNYDKLILEIWSNGTVSPEMALVESSKIMRKHLNPFITYREPGPEVSPEGGLHGMSEVTGHSPIDLELEEKLNQSLAELNLSVRATNCLESEGIVTVRDLVTKNEDQLLQVRNFGETTLVEVRERLSSINLRMGMKLPRRQTSPQD
- the rpsK gene encoding 30S ribosomal protein S11, giving the protein MAKQKKKKIRRNVTKAIAHIKATFNNTLVTITDTNGEVLCWAAAGTVGFKGSRKSTPFAAQRAAEVCADRAKKFGVREMEVRVKGPGSGRESAITGLQTPGIAVRLIEDVTPLPHNGCRPPKKRRV